GCCCAGGACCATAAGCGTATCTTTGATGACGACCTGGGACCCAACACCGGCGGCATGGGTTCTTATTGTCCGGCCCCGGTGGTCACGGCGGATGTTCTTAAAACGGTCATTGCCCGCGTGATCGAGCCGGCGATCCGCGGCATGTATCAGGAAAACGTGCCTTTTAAGGGCGTTTTGTACGCCGGGCTCATGCTCACGGCGTCGGGGCCCATGGTGCTGGAATTCAATGTGCGTTTCGGCGATCCAGAGACCCAAAGCATTTTGCCGCGTTTAAAGACGGACTTGGTGGAAATTATGCTCGCGGCCTGCGACGGGCATCTGCATGAACTGTCCGTGCAATGGGACCCGCGTTCCTGCGTGTGTGTCGTCGTCAGCGCCGGCGGGTATCCGGGCCCGTACCAGAGCGGATTTCCCATTACGGGACTGGATGAGGTCGCCGATGAGGACACGGTCGTATTTCACGCGGGGACAAAAAATGACGGCGGCACCCTGGTCACCGGCGGCGGGCGTGTTTTAGGCGTCACCGCTTTGGGCCATGGTTTGGAAGAGGCCATCGCCCATGCTTATAGCGCTCTCGAAAAGATCCATTTTGACCATTGCTTTTTCCGGCGCGACATCGGTCAAAAGGCCTTGAAAGCCGTCGGAGGGAAAAAATGAAAACCAGGGTGCTCACCATCAACAGCGCGCTCCCCGAGCCCGACAAGATCGCCGAGGCGGCGCGCGTCATCCGCCGGGGCGGGCTGGTCGTTTTTCCGACGGAAACCGTCTACGGCATCGCGGCGGATTCCAATAACCCCAAGGCCATGGAACGTTTAAAGAAGGTCAAACGCCGCGCGGAAGACAAGCCATTCTCCATTTTGGTCGCCCAGCGCGGCATCATTGACAATTATTCGTCTTATACCGAACCGAATTTGTATAAACTGATCGACAAATACTGGCCCGGACCTTTGACGGTCATTGTTCCGGCCAGGGAGGAAGGGGCGACCATCGGGGTGCGCATGCCCGACCACACCATTGCTTTGCGCCTGGTGGAAGAATCCGGATGCACCATTGCCGCGCCTTCGGCCAATATTGAAGGGAAAAAACCGCCGACCAACCTGCGTGAGGCGATGGTGGACCTTGAGGGCCAGGTGGACCTAGCCATTGACGGGGGAGGCGTTGAGTTCGGCGTTTCCTCGACCATCGTGGATTTCACGAAGGAGAAACCGACGGTCATCCGCGACGGGGGCATCACCCAGCCGGACGTGGACCGCACCATCAACAAAAAGTGCGTTCTGTTCGTATGCACCGGCAACAGCTGCCGGTCGGTGATGGCCGAGTATCTGCTGAAAGCAAAACTCAAAGGTCGTCCGGACGTGGAAGTCCTTTCCGCCGGCACGAACGTTTTTTTCAAGACCCCGGCCAGCCAGGAGACCATCGCGGTCTTAAAGCAGAGGGGCATTGATGCCGGCGGCCACCAGTCCACACCGCTGGGGCGCATCATGCTACGCAAGAGCGACCTCATCTTCGCCATGACCCGCGGCCACCGCGCCCAGATCCTTGACCGCGTGCCGCCCGTCGAGAAAAGGGTGTATCTGCTCAAGGAATTTGCCTCTGATCCCCGCAGTGTTGAGACCGACATGGACGTGCCGGATCCCATCGGCCAGCCGCGCGCGGCTTATGAGGAATGCCTGTTAACCATTGATGAGGCGGTCGGAAAGATCGTGGACCTTTTATGAAAATTTTTATCGGCGCGGACCACCGCGGTTTCCCATTGAAAAAGAAAGTCACCGCTCACTTGGCCGCCCTGGGCCACCAGGTCACGGATGTGGGCACCAGCGTTGAGGGTGTGGATTGCGATTATCCGCCCATTTCCAAAGACGTGGCCCTGCGCGTGGTCAAAACAGCGGAAAGCCGGGGCATCCTTTTGTGCATGACCGGCATCGGACATTCCATCGCCGCCAACAAGGTGCCCGGGGCCTACGCGGCTTTGTGTTACAACACCCAGGCGGCCCGTTTTGCGCGCCAGCACAATAACGCCAATATCCTGGTCATCGGTGCCAAATTCGTCGGCGAGGCCCAGATCCTGGCCATCATTGACGCCTGGCTGACGTCGGAATTTGAGGGCGGCCGGCATTTGCGCCGCACCGATCAGATCAAGGCGATCGAACGGGAATTCTTAAAATAAAATTATCTTGAAAGGGACTATGATGGACCATTTGCGCCGCACCGATCCGGAAATTTCCGGGGCCATTCAACATGAACTCAAGCGCCAGAAGAACAATCTGGAACTCATCGCCTCCGAGAATATTGTCTCTGCCGCGGTTCTGGAGGCGGCAGGGTCGGTCTTGACCAATAAATACGCGGAAGGGTATCCGGCGGCGCGCTGGTATAACGGATGCGAGCACGTGGACACGGTGGAACGCCTGGCTATTGAACGGGCCAAGGCCCTGTTCGGCGCCGAGCATGTCAATGTCCAGCCGCATTCCGGTTCCCAGGCCAACACGGCCGTGTATCTGTCCGTGTTAAGCCCCGGCGATACGGTCATGGGTTTGGACCTGGCCTGCGGAGGGCATTTGACCCACGGCTTGAAGATCAATATTTCCGGACGCCTGTATCATTTTGTTTCGTATAAGGTGGATCAAAAGACCGAGCTCATTGATATGAATGAGGTTGAGCGTTTGGCGGTGGAACATAAGCCCAAAATGATCGTGGCCGGTTATTCCGCGTATTCAAGACCTTTGGATTTCAAACGTTTCCGTCAGATCGCGGACAAGGTTGGCGCGTATTTATTTGTGGATATGGCCCACTTTGCGGGATTGGTCGCGGCGGGGTTACATCCGAGTCCCGTGCCATACGCCGAATTTGTCACCACCACGACGCACAAGACCCTGCGCGGCCCCCGCGGAGGCATGATCCTTTGCCGTCAGGAATTTGCTAAAAAGATCGACAGCGCCATTTTCCCCGGCATCCAGGGCGGGCCTTTGATGCACATCATCGCGGCCAAGGCCGTATCGTTCAAAGAGGCCTTGTCCCCGGAATTCAAGCAATACCAGAAGCAGGTCGTTTCCAACGCCGTCGCGTTCGCCAAGGCCCTTGCCGCGCGGGGCTACCGGATCGTGTCCGGCGGAACGGACAACCATTTATTGATGGTGGACCTGCGATCCAAAAATATTTCCGGCAAGGACGCGGCCGGACTGCTGGACAAAGTGCAGATCACGGTCAACAAGAACCTTGTGCCGTTCGATCCCCAGCCCGCGACGGTCACCAGCGGCGTGCGCATCGGCACCCCGGCGGTGACGTCCCGCGGGATGAAGGAAAAAGAAATGGACAGGATCGCCCAATTGATCGAGAGCGCCATTGCCGGCCGGGCCGACGCCGCTGCTCTGGAAAAGGTGCGCGCCGACGTGCAGAAATTAACGGACGAATTTCCCATTTATCAGGACCTATAGACCATGCGTTGCCCCTCGTGCGGATATAAAGACACCGGTGTTGTGGATTCGCGTTTGAACAGCGATGGGACATCCATCCGCCGCCGGCGCAAATGCCCCAAGTGCGAGGAGCGCTTCACCACCTACGAACATATTGAGCAATTGCCTTTGATGGTGGTCAAGCGCGACGGCCGGCGCCAGCCCTTTGACCGCGCGCGCATCCTCAATGGTGTGGTCAAGGCCTGTGAGAAGCGGCCGGTGAGCGTGGACCAGGTCGAGGCCATGGTGGACAGCATTGAGCACGCCGTGCGTAAGAAATACGACCAGGAAATCAACGCCAAGGACATCGGCGAGATGGTCATGGACCGCCTCGCGGTCCTGGACGAGGTCGCTTACGTGCGTTTCGCCTCGGTCTACCGGCAATTCAGGGATGTCAACCAGTTCATGGACGAGTTGCAGACCATTTTGGGCAAGAACAAGGCCAAGAACAAGAAACTGAAAGCACGCAAGGCCAAAAGGAAAGGCTGATATGGTCAGGGTTGAATTGGTCAAGATCATCATTGACGAGAAACGCCAGGACCAGATCATCGTCCTTAAGGAAAAGGACGGCGAACGCCAGATCCCGGTCGTCATCGGGTTCATGGAGGCCTCCAGCATCCGGCTGAAGATCTCCGGCGTGGACATGCCCCGTCCCATGACCCATGATCTTTTAGTCAATGTCATTGAGGTCCTGGGCGGCCGTTTGGAGCGCGCACTCATCGACAAACTCGTTGACAATACTTTTCATGCCAAACTAGAAATAAGGTCCAAAGAGGGGGAGATCAAGCTCATTGATGCCCGGCCTTCGGACAGCATCGCCATGGCCGTGCGTCTTAAATCCCCCATTTTTGTCGCCGATGATATTTTTGACAAGTCGGCCATGCCGCAACCGGAATGATCCTCCTCAACCTTCCCCATTTAAAAATTGTCCGGGACCTCGCCCGGAGGAAAAAGATCAATGTCCATTTGGTCGGCGGTTTTTTGCGCGACCATCTTCTGGGAAAAAAAAGCACGGACCTTGATTTTGCCGTCGGTGAAAACGCTGTCGCTTTCGCCCGCGCCTTTGTCCGCAAGGTCAAGGGTACTTTCGTGCTTTTGGACAAAGAACACGGCTGTGCCCGCGTTGTGTGCAAAGAGGGTCAGGCGATCTGGACTTTTGATTTTTCAGACCTTCGCGCCCCCACCATCAAGGCCGATCTGCACTCCAGGGACTTTACCATCAATACGTTATGCGTGGATGTCACGAACCTCAAAGATACTGACGATCTGCAAGAAAATATCGTGGACCATTGGGGCGCCGCGCGCGACTTGAAGACCAAAACAGCGCGCATGGTGTCCGTTGATGCTTTTAAGGACGACCCCTTACGACTTTTGCGCGCCTACGCGTTAAAAGCTGTTTTTGGTTTGAAGATCGAATCTAAAACTGTTGCCCGCATTAAAAAAGACGCGGACCTTATCCTGAACGCGGCCATGGAACGGGTGCGCGAAGAAGTGTTCAAGGTCCTTTCTTCGCCGAGGGCTTATGAAACGACCGTTCTTTTGGACAAGGACGGGTTGTTGGCCAGGGTCCTGCCGCAATTGAGCGTCATGCAGGGCGTTCATCAGGGCGGGTATCATCATCTGGACGTGTGGCGCCATTCGCTGGAGGTCCTGCATCAGTTTGAACTTCTTTGCGCGCAGGAAAAAGACCCGCGAATACAGGCTTATCTTGGCGAGGAGATCGCTGGAAACCATTCGCGCGCGGCGCTTTTGAAATTAGCCGCCTTGCTGCATGATGTCGGCAAGCCGGACACACGAAAGCCGGAAGGCGAACGCATCACCTTTCATGGCCATGAACACGTGGGCGAGCGCATCACGCGGTTGGCGGCCAAGCGTTTGAAATTGTCTGTCAAGGAACGCCATTTTCTGGAAGACGCGGTGCGTATGCATTTGCGGCCCGGATACCTGTCCAATTTCCAACGTCCGACGGAAAAAGCAATATTCCGTTATTTTCGCGACACCGGAAAAGAGGGCGCGGCCATTGCGCTTTTGGCCATGGCCGACCAGCGCGCGACCCGCGGGCCTTTGACCACGCTGGAAAAAGCCGAACACCATGAGAAAATTTGCCGCATGGTCCTGGCGCGTTTCTTTGAGGAAAAAAATAAGGCCCCGCTCAAACGCCTGCTCACCGGCCGTGACCTTATCAAAACATTGAAATTAGAGCCCGGTCCCATTTTTGCCAAGATCCTGACTGCCGTTGAAGAGTCGCAATCATTAGGGAAGATAGCAACCAAGGCCGAAGCGTTGGCCTTGGCTAAAAAAATAGCAAAAGTATGATCTATAAGTTAGACAAAACTGTTGTGAGTGTCCGGGGGAGCGCGGAGAAGTTCTTGAGCGGGCTGACGTCCAACACGCTGGATAGGCCGCGCAACGCATTCCTGAACATGCATGGCCGCATCGTGGCCACCTTTGATCAGGTCCGCGCCGGTGATGACATATTCCTGTTGGTCATTGCCTCGTCGGCGTGGGAAGCACTCAAGGCGCATACGGATAGATACGCGCGCCTGAATAACACCACGATCGAGCCCGTGGCCTTGAACGCGTATTTTGATCTCTCGGGTGATTGTCCGCTGTCCGGGGGGGAATACGCCATTCCTCAAAATTCCGGACGCATCATTCTGACGGCCCGCGCAATACCTTTGGATGTTGCCGCGGACGCGTTCACCGTATTCCGTCTTCAAAATAATATCCCTCTGCACGGCGTGGATTATCACGATGATTTTATCCTCAACGTCCACGAGAATGATTTTGTGTCTTACACCAAGGGGTGTTTTTTGGGACAGGAACCGGTGTCCAAGGTGCATAACCGTTCCAAACCGACCTGGCAATTGGCCGTTCGCTGTGAAGACGGGTTAAGCGAAGAGGAGAAGGCCAAAATGACCTCCAAAGCCCGCGACCCCAAAACCGGCCGCACACTTGGATTTGTCTTTGTCAAAAACGCGCCCGCTGTGGTAGAATGACATCCTAAAAATTAAAGGAGTTCCCATGAACATCCGTACAAAGTCCGTTCACACGGGCGTTAACATTGACACGACGTTCAATTCCGTCATCACCCCGATCTATCCGACGTCCACGTTCTTTTTTGACGCCATCGGAAAGCACAAGGGCTATGATTACACCCGCAGCGGCAACCCCACGCGCGCGGCGCTGGAGGCCAATATCGCGGCCCTGGAAGGCGGGGTCAATTGTTCGGCGACCGCCACCGGCATGGCCGCCATCACCGCGGTCCTGTTTTTCCTCAAGCCCGGCGACCATATCATCACCGGCGACGACATTTACGGCGGCACCTACCGTTTGTTCAACGCGGTCTTAAAGCCCATGGGCTTTGATTTTTCCTTCATCAATATGCGCGACCTCAAGAAGGTCAAGGCCAGCGTCACGTCCAAAACAAAAATGATCTGGATCGAAACGCCGTCCAACCCGCTGTTGAATATCG
The sequence above is a segment of the Candidatus Omnitrophota bacterium genome. Coding sequences within it:
- a CDS encoding bifunctional nuclease family protein; this encodes MVRVELVKIIIDEKRQDQIIVLKEKDGERQIPVVIGFMEASSIRLKISGVDMPRPMTHDLLVNVIEVLGGRLERALIDKLVDNTFHAKLEIRSKEGEIKLIDARPSDSIAMAVRLKSPIFVADDIFDKSAMPQPE
- the purD gene encoding phosphoribosylamine--glycine ligase gives rise to the protein MNILVIGSGGREHALCWKIKQSPKVKKLFCVPGNGGISRIAECVNIGVEDIDGLLKFAFEKKIDLTVVGPEASLVKGIVDVFTQKGMKIFGPSALAAQLEGSKAFAKEFMHRRNIPTAVYKVFDDAAKANAFLAQAQFPLVVKADGIAAGKGVYVCGHLKEAQTAIDEIMVQKIFGNAGDRVVIEECLQGAEASILAISDGKHFLVLPAAQDHKRIFDDDLGPNTGGMGSYCPAPVVTADVLKTVIARVIEPAIRGMYQENVPFKGVLYAGLMLTASGPMVLEFNVRFGDPETQSILPRLKTDLVEIMLAACDGHLHELSVQWDPRSCVCVVVSAGGYPGPYQSGFPITGLDEVADEDTVVFHAGTKNDGGTLVTGGGRVLGVTALGHGLEEAIAHAYSALEKIHFDHCFFRRDIGQKALKAVGGKK
- a CDS encoding HD domain-containing protein, whose translation is MILLNLPHLKIVRDLARRKKINVHLVGGFLRDHLLGKKSTDLDFAVGENAVAFARAFVRKVKGTFVLLDKEHGCARVVCKEGQAIWTFDFSDLRAPTIKADLHSRDFTINTLCVDVTNLKDTDDLQENIVDHWGAARDLKTKTARMVSVDAFKDDPLRLLRAYALKAVFGLKIESKTVARIKKDADLILNAAMERVREEVFKVLSSPRAYETTVLLDKDGLLARVLPQLSVMQGVHQGGYHHLDVWRHSLEVLHQFELLCAQEKDPRIQAYLGEEIAGNHSRAALLKLAALLHDVGKPDTRKPEGERITFHGHEHVGERITRLAAKRLKLSVKERHFLEDAVRMHLRPGYLSNFQRPTEKAIFRYFRDTGKEGAAIALLAMADQRATRGPLTTLEKAEHHEKICRMVLARFFEEKNKAPLKRLLTGRDLIKTLKLEPGPIFAKILTAVEESQSLGKIATKAEALALAKKIAKV
- the glyA gene encoding serine hydroxymethyltransferase — translated: MDHLRRTDPEISGAIQHELKRQKNNLELIASENIVSAAVLEAAGSVLTNKYAEGYPAARWYNGCEHVDTVERLAIERAKALFGAEHVNVQPHSGSQANTAVYLSVLSPGDTVMGLDLACGGHLTHGLKINISGRLYHFVSYKVDQKTELIDMNEVERLAVEHKPKMIVAGYSAYSRPLDFKRFRQIADKVGAYLFVDMAHFAGLVAAGLHPSPVPYAEFVTTTTHKTLRGPRGGMILCRQEFAKKIDSAIFPGIQGGPLMHIIAAKAVSFKEALSPEFKQYQKQVVSNAVAFAKALAARGYRIVSGGTDNHLLMVDLRSKNISGKDAAGLLDKVQITVNKNLVPFDPQPATVTSGVRIGTPAVTSRGMKEKEMDRIAQLIESAIAGRADAAALEKVRADVQKLTDEFPIYQDL
- the nrdR gene encoding transcriptional regulator NrdR, producing the protein MRCPSCGYKDTGVVDSRLNSDGTSIRRRRKCPKCEERFTTYEHIEQLPLMVVKRDGRRQPFDRARILNGVVKACEKRPVSVDQVEAMVDSIEHAVRKKYDQEINAKDIGEMVMDRLAVLDEVAYVRFASVYRQFRDVNQFMDELQTILGKNKAKNKKLKARKAKRKG
- a CDS encoding L-threonylcarbamoyladenylate synthase, whose translation is MKTRVLTINSALPEPDKIAEAARVIRRGGLVVFPTETVYGIAADSNNPKAMERLKKVKRRAEDKPFSILVAQRGIIDNYSSYTEPNLYKLIDKYWPGPLTVIVPAREEGATIGVRMPDHTIALRLVEESGCTIAAPSANIEGKKPPTNLREAMVDLEGQVDLAIDGGGVEFGVSSTIVDFTKEKPTVIRDGGITQPDVDRTINKKCVLFVCTGNSCRSVMAEYLLKAKLKGRPDVEVLSAGTNVFFKTPASQETIAVLKQRGIDAGGHQSTPLGRIMLRKSDLIFAMTRGHRAQILDRVPPVEKRVYLLKEFASDPRSVETDMDVPDPIGQPRAAYEECLLTIDEAVGKIVDLL
- the rpiB gene encoding ribose 5-phosphate isomerase B, whose translation is MKIFIGADHRGFPLKKKVTAHLAALGHQVTDVGTSVEGVDCDYPPISKDVALRVVKTAESRGILLCMTGIGHSIAANKVPGAYAALCYNTQAARFARQHNNANILVIGAKFVGEAQILAIIDAWLTSEFEGGRHLRRTDQIKAIEREFLK